TTGACTGAGTCAAAGACGTTGCCGCCGCTTGCCTTGAAGGTCTGATAGTTTTGAACATTATTTTCTTCGATGGTTTCCAAACAATCTTCAACGAATGATGGCGTCACCAGTAACACATTGCGTTTACCCATTGCGGCCAACTCCATCAAATAATTTTTCAAATAAGGTTTGAGCCACGGCATCGGTCCAAATTTAGATTGAAAAACCGTTTTGACTTTGTCACTCGGAACCTGTTTAACGTATTTCATCACACCCTGAGTCGTGGCGAGACACTCACCTTCGTATGGGTCACCTTTTTTGACCATCGACATTGGAATGCCATGGTAGCTGAAAATCACCGCATCATACTGTTTCTTTGGGTAAGCCTCGTCAATTTGCCGGGCCAAAATCTGTTGGTACACCGGCTCATCATAAAAGTTCTTAATAATATGAGTCGCGACTCCCGACGACTGAACTTTTTCAATAATAGTATCGTGGGTGCTTTGTGTGTAATCCGGAAACAGCGGCAAGACAACGATGTCACGATCACCGCGATCTTTCATCTCGTGCAAAACATCGACAATCCTGGGTTGCCCATAATTCATGGCGTATTGAACGTCCCAATCAGGCAAGTCCTGTTGAACCTTTTGCTTCATGATTTCTGTGTAAGCCGTCAGCGGTGAACCCGCTTTGGTCCACATGTGCTGATAAAAGGTTGCCGAACGCCAAGTGCGCATCGGTAGAATCATGCCACGCAAAATAGGCTGCCAAAACCACTTCGGCAGCGTTACGACATTTTGATCACTCAAAAATTCTTTCA
Above is a genomic segment from Lentilactobacillus buchneri containing:
- the hemH gene encoding ferrochelatase, with translation MAKNGLLLVNLGSPVSPSNADVKAYLKEFLSDQNVVTLPKWFWQPILRGMILPMRTWRSATFYQHMWTKAGSPLTAYTEIMKQKVQQDLPDWDVQYAMNYGQPRIVDVLHEMKDRGDRDIVVLPLFPDYTQSTHDTIIEKVQSSGVATHIIKNFYDEPVYQQILARQIDEAYPKKQYDAVIFSYHGIPMSMVKKGDPYEGECLATTQGVMKYVKQVPSDKVKTVFQSKFGPMPWLKPYLKNYLMELAAMGKRNVLLVTPSFVEDCLETIEENNVQNYQTFKASGGNVFDSVKPMNGSDDFCQFLADLSVKQLRGGEADEPRANA